One Bifidobacterium angulatum DSM 20098 = JCM 7096 DNA window includes the following coding sequences:
- the metF gene encoding methylenetetrahydrofolate reductase [NAD(P)H], protein MTAPLFSLEVFPPRRNAPVGTIYDTLDGLQGLAPAFISVTYGTGKSKDRTATARIANTIRGEYGIPAVAHLTAQYLDKEAADVALDLFEVAKVDGVLALRGDSVEGQTPAGVFEYASELVSYIRENRPQLKIYGACYPEKHPQAATIDEDVDNLKRKVDAGVTHLISQLFYSNDDFYRFLDKAREAGINVPIEAGIMPVTNAKSVRRMSATCEARVPEPVEAMLQRWGDEPAALREAGIAYASQQVADLIAHGVDGVHLYTMNHPAVTRRIWNNVSALFQS, encoded by the coding sequence ATGACCGCACCGCTGTTTTCGCTGGAAGTGTTTCCGCCGCGTAGAAACGCTCCCGTCGGCACCATCTACGACACGCTTGATGGATTGCAGGGGCTGGCTCCGGCATTCATCTCCGTTACCTACGGCACCGGCAAATCCAAGGATCGCACTGCGACCGCGCGCATCGCGAATACGATTCGCGGCGAATACGGCATCCCCGCCGTGGCCCATCTGACGGCCCAGTATCTGGACAAGGAAGCAGCCGACGTGGCTCTTGACCTGTTCGAAGTGGCCAAAGTGGACGGCGTGCTCGCATTGCGCGGCGATAGCGTGGAGGGACAGACCCCTGCCGGAGTGTTCGAATACGCCAGCGAACTGGTCTCCTATATTCGGGAGAACAGGCCGCAACTGAAGATATACGGCGCCTGCTATCCGGAAAAGCACCCGCAGGCGGCGACGATCGACGAGGACGTCGACAACCTGAAGCGCAAGGTCGATGCCGGCGTCACGCATCTGATCTCGCAGCTATTCTACAGCAACGACGATTTCTACCGCTTCCTGGACAAGGCCCGCGAGGCGGGCATCAACGTTCCCATCGAAGCGGGCATCATGCCCGTCACCAACGCCAAGTCGGTGCGCCGTATGAGCGCCACCTGCGAGGCCCGCGTGCCCGAACCGGTGGAGGCGATGCTGCAACGCTGGGGCGATGAGCCTGCAGCATTGCGCGAGGCGGGCATCGCATACGCGTCACAGCAGGTCGCCGATCTGATCGCGCATGGCGTGGACGGCGTCCACCTGTATACGATGAATCACCCGGCTGTCACCCGTCGCATCTGGAACAACGTCTCCGCACTGTTCCAGAGCTGA